From the genome of Ctenopharyngodon idella isolate HZGC_01 chromosome 23, HZGC01, whole genome shotgun sequence, one region includes:
- the LOC127506029 gene encoding kelch-like protein 34 yields the protein MNYYLMLSSSHGEGVLSRYQSLRLEGRMCDVVLEAEGVEFPAHRTLLACSSDYFWSMFQDYTLESGTRNISLPALSSLGLEQILDFIYTSWISLSPSTLEVTLQAACYLQITHAVDLCTHYISESIAPDNCCFFANIAACYGLSEAFNDSNSFIARNMCRILATEEYKAELMELNLDSLQEVLVAEEMPGVKETDILQMVLDWLECKPQSALQSNALLSRIRFGLVPPEELSQLSALKPALRTPFIHSVVQKALNYHLQGSLQPLLQSVHTSLRATNKILLVGGGPEANRPQNQILTYEPHSKKFQPLSASLPNKIQHQGVCVVGNFLFVLGGEVVQVNEENEKSAVMTVTDQVWRYDPRFEQWEEMEPLLQKRAQFACCVIEGVIFAIGGRGQRGEPALSSVERYNMNEGCWRSGVSLPYSVHGHACATIETGIFISGGIHINNPESSKEVLFLNSVEGDAWQRRCNMSIARFGHQMATVRGRIYTFLGMYEPFCDIERYSPEQDQWTRLKPLLNDRFCYGLTATGGKRVLMFGGRKWQEGQEVCTTNVLEYDTEYDAWREVCKLPRPLCGIQCAIMTLQDPPET from the coding sequence ATGAATTATTACCTGATGCTCAGCAGCAGTCATGGAGAAGGTGTTCTGTCTCGGTACCAGAGCTTGCGTCTGGAGGGTCGAATGTGTGATGTTGTTTTGGAGGCGGAAGGTGTGGAGTTCCCTGCTCATCGCACTTTACTAGCCTGTTCCAGTGACTACTTCTGGTCCATGTTCCAAGACTACACTCTGGAATCCGGTACCCGCAATATCAGCTTGCCAGCCCTGTCATCTCTGGGCCTTGAGCAGATACTGGACTTCATCTACACCTCATGGATCTCACTGTCACCCTCCACTTTAGAGGTCACACTGCAGGCTGCTTGCTATCTACAGATCACCCATGCTGTGGATCTTTGCACTCATTACATCTCAGAAAGCATTGCTCCTGACAATTGCTGCTTCTTTGCTAACATAGCAGCATGCTATGGCCTTTCTGAAGCATTCAATGACAGCAACTCTTTCATTGCCAGAAACATGTGCAGAATACTTGCAACTGAGGAATACAAGGCTGAGCTAATGGAGTTAAACCTTGATTCTCTGCAAGAGGTGCTTGTAGCTGAGGAGATGCCAGGAGTCAAGGAGACAGATATTCTACAGATGGTTTTGGACTGGCTAGAGTGCAAACCGCAATCTGCCCTGCAAAGTAATGCATTGCTCAGTCGAATCCGATTTGGTTTGGTGCCACCTGAAGAGCTGTCTCAACTTAGTGCACTTAAACCTGCTCTACGTACACCTTTCATCCACAGCGTAGTGCAGAAAGCACTTAACTACCACCTTCAGGGTTCCTTACAACCTCTACTACAAAGTGTCCACACGAGCCTAAGAGCCACGAACAAGATTCTTCTGGTAGGGGGAGGACCAGAAGCAAACAGACCCCAGAATCAAATCCTAACCTACGAACCTCACAGCAAGAAATTCCAGCCACTTTCAGCATCCTTACCGAATAAGATACAGCACCAGGGAGTATGCGTTGTTGGGAACTTCTTATTTGTACTAGGTGGTGAGGTGGTGCAGGTGAATGAGGAGAACGAGAAGAGTGCTGTGATGACTGTCACTGACCAGGTGTGGCGCTATGACCCACGGTTTGAGCAGTGGGAGGAGATGGAACCACTCTTGCAGAAGAGGGCACAGTTTGCCTGCTGTGTGATAGAAGGTGTTATTTTTGCTATTGGTGGACGGGGCCAGAGAGGTGAGCCTGCTTTGTCATCTGTGGAAAGGTACAATATGAATGAAGGGTGCTGGCGCAGTGGTGTATCCCTACCATATTCAGTTCATGGACATGCCTGTGCCACTATTGAAACAGGAATCTTCATCTCCGGTGGCATTCATATCAACAACCCAGAGAGTAGCAAAGAGGTGCTCTTTCTGAATTCTGTTGAGGGGGATGCCTGGCAGAGACGTTGTAACATGTCCATTGCCAGATTTGGCCACCAGATGGCAACAGTGAGGGGAAGAATTTACACCTTTTTGGGAATGTATGAGCCCTTCTGTGACATTGAACGCTACAGTCCTGAGCAAGACCAGTGGACCCGTCTAAAGCCCCTATTGAATGACCGCTTCTGTTATGGTTTGACCGCAACAGGGGGCAAACGTGTGCTTATGTTCGGAGGCAGGAAATGGCAGGAAGGACAGGAGGTGTGTACAACAAATGTGCTGGAGTATGACACGGAATATGATGCCTGGAGGGAAGTGTGTAAACTACCAAGGCCCTTGTGTGGGATTCAGTGTGCCATAATGACTCTTCAAGACCCTCCAGAGACCTAA